The following coding sequences lie in one Isoptericola variabilis 225 genomic window:
- a CDS encoding C40 family peptidase, with protein sequence MSRTHRHGRRRTTAVLAVALLAGASGGAVAWAEPPTEDDVAAAHAAVDAAQLDAAGAEARLDAIRAELARAEAAVQTAAEDYAAAREALEEARAAASEARADAAQASAAEVEARSWLAEAYRISSRAQASRGPLAVLAGAADVREAVQDDAARRAVDRKVAGAIAVHADARAAADAAGARWAAAQDVLADASAEAGRTFAAAQGRAAELDVLVAAAEREREELVVRLAELRETSIEVERERQAAREAAAEAERERAAREERGGEEQSGGEPGGEEQTGPEDEAPAPRPTATAAPPSSAPSPTPTAAPEPTRTAVPSPTPTPAPSPTATAKPTPPPTGGVSVGTATQGRAALAWARSKIGIAYQWGGDGDPGYDCSGLTSGAWSSAGVWITRTARTQYQTVGKIAYSQMRPGDLIFYANDTSDPSTIRHVAIYAGGGMIVEAARPGTLVREVPVRWGDTMPYAGRP encoded by the coding sequence ATGTCCCGCACGCACCGACACGGTCGTCGGCGCACGACGGCGGTGCTCGCCGTCGCGCTGCTCGCCGGCGCGAGCGGTGGCGCCGTCGCGTGGGCCGAGCCGCCGACCGAGGACGACGTCGCGGCCGCGCACGCCGCCGTCGACGCGGCGCAGCTCGACGCCGCGGGAGCAGAGGCGCGGCTCGACGCGATCCGCGCCGAGCTCGCCCGGGCGGAGGCCGCTGTCCAGACCGCGGCGGAGGACTACGCCGCGGCGCGGGAGGCCCTCGAGGAGGCCCGCGCGGCGGCCTCTGAGGCCCGCGCCGATGCCGCGCAGGCGAGCGCCGCGGAGGTCGAGGCGCGCTCGTGGCTCGCGGAGGCGTACCGGATCTCGTCCCGTGCGCAGGCGAGCCGCGGACCGCTGGCCGTGCTCGCGGGCGCCGCCGACGTCCGCGAGGCGGTGCAGGACGACGCCGCGCGCCGCGCCGTCGACCGCAAGGTTGCCGGGGCCATCGCGGTGCACGCGGACGCGCGGGCTGCCGCCGACGCGGCCGGCGCCCGGTGGGCCGCGGCGCAGGACGTCCTGGCCGACGCGAGCGCGGAGGCCGGCCGGACGTTCGCCGCGGCGCAGGGGCGAGCGGCCGAGCTCGACGTGCTCGTGGCGGCCGCCGAGCGCGAGCGCGAGGAGCTCGTCGTCCGGCTCGCCGAGCTGCGAGAGACGAGCATCGAGGTCGAGCGCGAGCGTCAGGCCGCACGCGAGGCCGCCGCCGAGGCGGAGCGGGAGCGTGCGGCGCGCGAGGAGCGCGGCGGCGAGGAGCAGAGCGGCGGCGAGCCCGGCGGCGAGGAGCAGACCGGGCCGGAGGACGAGGCACCCGCGCCGCGGCCGACTGCGACGGCCGCTCCGCCGTCGTCGGCCCCGAGCCCGACCCCGACCGCCGCGCCGGAGCCCACGCGCACGGCCGTGCCGAGCCCGACCCCCACCCCTGCTCCCAGCCCGACGGCGACGGCGAAGCCGACGCCGCCGCCGACCGGTGGCGTGAGCGTCGGCACGGCCACGCAGGGCAGGGCGGCGCTGGCGTGGGCGCGCTCGAAGATCGGTATCGCGTACCAGTGGGGCGGCGACGGCGACCCGGGCTACGACTGCTCGGGCCTGACGTCCGGCGCGTGGTCGAGCGCCGGCGTGTGGATCACGCGAACCGCACGGACGCAGTACCAGACGGTGGGCAAGATCGCGTACTCCCAGATGCGCCCCGGCGACCTCATCTTCTACGCCAACGACACGTCGGACCCGTCGACGATCCGGCACGTCGCGATCTACGCCGGCGGCGGGATGATTGTCGAGGCCGCGCGGCCCGGCACGCTCGTCCGTGAGGTGCCCGTCCGCTGGGGCGACACGATGCCCTACGCCGGCCGCCCCTGA
- a CDS encoding zinc-dependent metalloprotease, whose protein sequence is MTSTATPVPDDAPAPEAEPLVDWSAAAEVAGRLAHPGPTADRADLAALVDGLRTAAGTAVDHVLAVTRMEPAAGGVAADGTPDLGDVLVVDRRTWTRANVGSMRSLTAPIAEALGPDAPTVSSAARLGGAVEVGTVLALLSTKVLGQFDPYGDARGRLLLVAPNVLAAERSLGVRPADFRLWVCLHEQTHALQFATAPWLADHLRGRLGELLQDVTRSSMGMARAPLHEKLAFVGRAVVRVLRGDGRSPLDGVLGPDQRRELEEITAVMALLEGHADVMMDAVGPRVVRSVATIRAKFERRRQGEGAPPLDLFLRRLLGMDAKLAQYRDGARFVRAVEEQVGRDGLNAVWAEAANLPTAREIADARAWVRRVHG, encoded by the coding sequence GTGACGTCCACCGCCACGCCCGTGCCCGACGACGCCCCCGCCCCCGAGGCGGAGCCGCTCGTCGACTGGAGCGCGGCCGCCGAGGTTGCGGGGCGCCTCGCGCACCCCGGCCCGACCGCCGACCGCGCCGACCTCGCCGCGCTCGTCGACGGGCTGCGCACGGCCGCGGGCACCGCGGTCGACCACGTGCTCGCCGTGACCCGCATGGAGCCCGCCGCGGGCGGCGTCGCCGCGGACGGGACGCCGGACCTGGGCGACGTGCTCGTCGTCGACCGCCGCACGTGGACGCGCGCGAACGTCGGGTCGATGCGGTCCCTCACCGCGCCGATCGCCGAGGCCCTCGGGCCCGACGCGCCGACGGTCTCGAGCGCGGCCCGGCTCGGCGGCGCGGTCGAGGTCGGCACGGTGCTCGCGCTGCTGTCCACCAAGGTGCTGGGGCAGTTCGACCCCTACGGCGACGCGCGCGGCCGGCTGCTGCTCGTGGCCCCGAACGTGCTCGCGGCCGAGCGCTCGCTCGGCGTGCGGCCCGCCGACTTCCGGCTCTGGGTGTGCCTGCACGAGCAGACGCACGCCCTCCAGTTCGCGACCGCGCCGTGGCTCGCCGACCACCTGCGCGGCCGCCTCGGCGAGCTCCTGCAGGACGTGACCCGTTCGTCGATGGGCATGGCCCGGGCCCCGCTGCACGAGAAGCTCGCGTTCGTCGGTCGCGCGGTCGTGCGGGTGCTGCGCGGCGACGGCCGGTCGCCGCTCGACGGCGTGCTCGGCCCCGACCAGCGCCGCGAGCTCGAGGAGATCACCGCCGTCATGGCCCTGCTCGAGGGTCACGCCGACGTCATGATGGACGCGGTCGGCCCGCGCGTCGTGCGGTCGGTCGCCACCATCCGCGCGAAGTTCGAGAGGCGCCGCCAGGGCGAGGGCGCGCCGCCGCTCGACCTCTTCCTGCGCCGCCTGCTCGGCATGGACGCCAAGCTCGCCCAGTACCGCGACGGGGCACGCTTCGTGCGCGCGGTCGAGGAGCAGGTCGGTCGCGACGGCCTCAACGCCGTGTGGGCCGAGGCGGCGAACCTGCCCACGGCGCGCGAGATCGCGGACGCCCGCGCCTGGGTGCGCCGCGTCCACGGCTGA
- the ftsH gene encoding ATP-dependent zinc metalloprotease FtsH, with protein MNIKKILSGPIVWIVVGLLLVTLAFGAFNTERISRIETHQGIELLQGDTVDHALIVDGQQRVELELSEPYVTDEGTTDEVDHGTRVEFFYVEPQGDAVADAVAAADLTDGYDSEVPQPSFWASMLSFIIPFLIIGLIFWFILSRMQGGGSRVMGFGKSRAKLISKKDMPQVTFADVAGVDEAVEELYEIKEFLAEPAKFQAVGARIPKGVLLYGPPGTGKTLLARAVAGEAGVPFYSISGSDFVEMFVGVGASRVRDLFEQAKQNAPAIIFVDEIDAVGRHRGAGLGGGHDEREQTLNQMLVEMDGFDVKTNVIVIAATNRPDILDPALLRPGRFDRQVAVEAPDLKGREAILQVHAKGKPMVPEVDLKAVARRTPGFTGADLANVLNEAALLTARSGAQLIDDRALDEAIDRVVAGPQKRTRVMQVKEQKITAYHEGGHALVAAAMRYTDPVTKVTILPRGRALGYTMVMPTEDKYSTTRNELLDQLAYAMGGRVAEEIVFHDPTTGASNDIEKATTIARKMVMEYGMSEKVGAIKLGTGSGEPFLGKDYGHQRDYSEAVAGMVDHEIRKLVEAAHDEAWEVLTQYRDVLDELVLRLLEKETLNQAELAEVFAPVEKRPPRDVWLSSEQRTVHTRGPVMTDRERAASNGHAVIPQDEAAKASDELPPERIGEVPE; from the coding sequence ATGAACATCAAGAAGATCCTCAGTGGCCCGATCGTCTGGATCGTCGTGGGCCTGCTCCTCGTGACGCTCGCGTTCGGCGCGTTCAACACGGAGCGCATCTCCCGCATCGAGACGCACCAGGGCATCGAGCTGCTCCAGGGCGACACGGTCGACCACGCGCTCATCGTCGACGGGCAGCAGCGCGTCGAGCTCGAGCTGTCCGAGCCGTACGTCACGGACGAAGGCACGACCGACGAGGTCGACCACGGAACGCGCGTGGAGTTCTTCTACGTCGAGCCGCAGGGCGACGCGGTCGCCGACGCCGTCGCGGCGGCGGACCTGACCGACGGTTACGACTCCGAGGTCCCGCAGCCGAGCTTCTGGGCCTCGATGCTGTCGTTCATCATCCCGTTCCTCATCATCGGCCTAATCTTCTGGTTCATCCTGTCGCGCATGCAGGGCGGCGGGAGCCGGGTCATGGGCTTCGGCAAGTCCCGCGCCAAGCTCATCAGCAAGAAGGACATGCCGCAGGTGACGTTCGCCGACGTCGCGGGCGTCGACGAGGCGGTCGAGGAGCTCTACGAGATCAAGGAGTTCCTCGCGGAGCCGGCCAAGTTCCAGGCCGTGGGCGCGAGGATCCCCAAGGGCGTGCTGCTGTACGGCCCGCCCGGCACGGGCAAGACGCTGCTCGCGCGCGCCGTCGCGGGCGAGGCGGGAGTGCCGTTCTACTCGATCTCCGGCTCGGACTTCGTCGAGATGTTCGTCGGCGTCGGCGCGTCGCGCGTGCGCGACCTGTTCGAGCAGGCCAAGCAGAACGCGCCCGCGATCATCTTCGTCGACGAGATCGACGCCGTCGGGCGCCACCGCGGCGCAGGCTTGGGCGGCGGCCACGACGAGCGCGAGCAGACGCTCAACCAGATGCTCGTCGAGATGGACGGCTTCGACGTCAAGACGAACGTCATCGTCATCGCCGCGACCAACCGCCCCGACATCCTCGACCCGGCGCTGCTGCGCCCCGGCCGCTTCGACCGGCAGGTCGCCGTCGAGGCCCCGGACCTCAAGGGCCGCGAGGCGATCCTCCAGGTGCACGCCAAGGGCAAGCCGATGGTCCCCGAGGTGGACCTCAAGGCCGTCGCGCGCCGCACTCCCGGCTTCACCGGTGCCGACCTGGCGAACGTGCTCAACGAGGCGGCGCTGCTCACCGCGCGCAGCGGCGCCCAGCTCATCGACGACCGCGCGCTCGACGAGGCGATCGACCGCGTCGTCGCCGGCCCGCAGAAGCGCACACGCGTCATGCAGGTCAAGGAGCAGAAGATCACGGCGTACCACGAGGGCGGCCACGCGCTCGTCGCGGCCGCGATGCGCTACACCGACCCGGTGACGAAGGTGACGATCCTGCCGCGCGGGCGCGCGCTCGGGTACACGATGGTCATGCCGACCGAGGACAAGTACTCCACCACGCGCAACGAGCTGCTCGACCAGCTCGCGTACGCGATGGGCGGCCGCGTCGCCGAGGAGATCGTCTTCCACGACCCGACGACGGGCGCGAGCAACGACATCGAGAAGGCCACGACCATCGCCCGCAAGATGGTCATGGAGTACGGCATGAGCGAGAAGGTCGGGGCGATCAAGCTCGGCACCGGCTCGGGCGAGCCGTTCCTCGGCAAGGACTACGGCCACCAGCGGGACTACTCGGAGGCCGTCGCCGGCATGGTCGACCACGAGATCCGCAAGCTCGTCGAGGCCGCGCACGACGAGGCGTGGGAGGTGCTCACGCAGTACCGCGACGTGCTCGACGAGCTCGTGCTGCGCCTCCTCGAGAAGGAGACGCTCAACCAGGCGGAGCTCGCCGAGGTCTTCGCCCCGGTCGAGAAGCGCCCCCCGCGCGACGTGTGGCTCAGCAGCGAGCAGCGCACCGTCCACACCCGCGGCCCGGTCATGACCGACCGCGAGCGCGCCGCGAGCAACGGGCACGCCGTCATCCCGCAGGACGAGGCCGCCAAGGCGTCCGACGAGCTCCCGCCGGAGCGCATCGGGGAGGTCCCCGAGTGA
- the dacB gene encoding D-alanyl-D-alanine carboxypeptidase/D-alanyl-D-alanine-endopeptidase, whose product MGWRLRVGATVTTVVALFGGYLVADAYDVVPGLLTTAPPPPQPAPFPSAPGAVLGPAATPVLSDLPSDAPVPTTDAVGELVTALASDARLGERVGVLVQDALTGEVLGSAAPDQEMVPASTQKVLTAVAALSSPGGDATLATTAVLAGESQVVLVGGGDMMLAADAGDPDAVNGHAGLGDLAAQVASRILVSGRTSVTLGLDDTIFTGPAIAPTVRPGDAAAGYVAPVAALAIDVARLTDDEYARRAEDPALAAAQEFARQLEARGLQVEGSVERTRAPSSAQPLGEVRSAPLSAIVQDMLERSDNTLTEVLGRLVAIDAGLPGSLDGAVQAVTASVERLGVDLEGAVLADLSGLGEGSRMTARQLVDALALAVDPAHPTLRAAATGLPLAGLTGTLANRFPDDNPGRGVVTGKTGSLPNITSLAGTIVTADDRLLVYAVLADAVPDGGTWGARVIFDDFLGRLAACGCTPG is encoded by the coding sequence ATGGGGTGGCGGCTGCGGGTCGGCGCCACCGTGACGACGGTCGTCGCGCTGTTCGGTGGCTACCTCGTGGCCGACGCGTACGACGTCGTGCCGGGCCTCCTCACGACGGCGCCCCCGCCGCCCCAGCCCGCCCCGTTCCCGTCCGCCCCGGGCGCCGTCCTGGGCCCCGCGGCGACGCCCGTGCTGTCCGACCTGCCGTCCGACGCGCCCGTGCCGACCACCGACGCGGTCGGCGAGCTCGTCACCGCGCTGGCCTCGGACGCCCGGCTCGGCGAACGTGTCGGCGTCCTCGTGCAGGACGCCCTCACGGGCGAGGTGCTGGGCTCCGCGGCGCCCGACCAGGAGATGGTGCCGGCGTCGACCCAGAAGGTCCTCACGGCGGTCGCCGCGCTCTCCTCGCCCGGCGGCGACGCGACGCTCGCGACGACGGCGGTGCTCGCGGGCGAGTCCCAGGTCGTGCTCGTCGGCGGCGGCGACATGATGCTCGCCGCCGACGCCGGCGACCCGGACGCGGTCAACGGCCACGCCGGCCTGGGCGACCTAGCGGCGCAGGTCGCCTCGCGCATCCTCGTCTCTGGCCGCACGAGCGTCACGCTCGGCCTGGACGACACGATCTTCACCGGCCCCGCGATCGCCCCGACGGTCCGGCCCGGCGACGCCGCCGCCGGGTACGTCGCGCCCGTCGCGGCGCTCGCGATCGACGTCGCGCGCCTCACCGACGACGAGTACGCGCGCCGTGCCGAGGACCCCGCGCTCGCGGCCGCGCAGGAGTTCGCCCGCCAGCTCGAGGCGCGCGGGCTCCAGGTCGAGGGGTCGGTCGAGCGCACGCGCGCGCCGTCGTCGGCGCAGCCCCTGGGCGAGGTCCGGTCCGCGCCGCTGTCGGCGATCGTGCAGGACATGCTCGAGCGGTCCGACAACACGCTCACCGAGGTGCTCGGCCGCCTCGTCGCGATCGACGCGGGCCTGCCCGGCTCGCTCGACGGCGCGGTGCAGGCCGTGACGGCGTCGGTCGAGCGCCTCGGCGTCGACCTCGAGGGCGCGGTCCTCGCGGACCTGTCGGGGCTGGGCGAGGGCTCGCGCATGACGGCCCGCCAGCTCGTCGACGCGCTCGCGCTCGCGGTCGACCCCGCGCACCCGACGCTGCGCGCGGCCGCGACGGGGCTGCCGCTCGCCGGGCTCACCGGCACCCTCGCCAACCGGTTCCCGGACGACAACCCGGGCCGCGGCGTCGTGACCGGCAAGACGGGGAGCCTGCCGAACATCACGAGCCTCGCGGGCACCATCGTCACCGCCGACGACCGGCTGCTCGTCTACGCGGTCCTCGCGGACGCGGTGCCCGACGGCGGCACGTGGGGTGCCAGGGTGATCTTCGACGACTTCCTGGGTCGCCTCGCGGCGTGCGGCTGCACCCCGGGCTGA
- the hpt gene encoding hypoxanthine phosphoribosyltransferase: MDQSDVAGDLASILLTEEQLGSQLDEIAAQIDADYAGKDLLLVGVLKGAVMVMADLARRLHHPVQMDWMAVSSYGSGTKSSGVVRILKDLDSDLTGRNVLIVEDIIDSGLTLSWLVSNLRSRGPASVEIATMLRKPDAAKVDVDVKYVGFDIPNEFVVGYGLDYAEKYRNLPFVGTLAPHVYS; this comes from the coding sequence GTGGACCAGTCGGACGTCGCCGGCGACCTCGCCAGCATCCTCCTCACCGAGGAGCAGCTCGGCAGCCAGCTCGACGAGATCGCCGCCCAGATCGACGCGGACTACGCGGGCAAGGACCTGCTGCTCGTCGGCGTCCTCAAGGGCGCCGTCATGGTCATGGCCGACCTGGCCCGCCGCCTGCACCACCCGGTCCAGATGGACTGGATGGCGGTGTCCTCCTACGGGTCGGGCACCAAGTCGTCGGGCGTCGTGCGGATCCTCAAGGACCTCGACAGCGACCTCACGGGGCGCAACGTGCTCATCGTCGAGGACATCATCGACTCGGGCCTGACGCTGTCGTGGCTCGTGTCGAACCTGCGCTCGCGCGGCCCGGCGTCGGTCGAGATCGCGACGATGCTGCGCAAGCCCGACGCCGCGAAGGTCGACGTCGACGTCAAGTACGTGGGCTTCGACATCCCGAACGAGTTCGTCGTCGGCTACGGGCTCGACTACGCGGAGAAGTACCGCAACCTGCCCTTCGTCGGCACGCTCGCGCCGCACGTCTACAGCTGA
- a CDS encoding inorganic diphosphatase: protein MEFDVTIEIPKGQRNKYEVDHETGRIRLDRMLFTSTRYPDDYGFIEGTLGEDGDPLDALVLLEEPTFPGCLIRCRALGMFRMRDEAGGDDKVLCVPTGDQRAAWRQDIDDVSDFHRLEIQHFFEVYKDLEPGKSVEGAHWVGRAEAEAEIERSFQRAKDSGYTH from the coding sequence GTGGAGTTCGACGTCACGATCGAGATCCCGAAGGGCCAGCGGAACAAGTACGAGGTCGACCACGAGACCGGTCGCATCCGCCTCGACCGCATGCTCTTCACCTCGACGCGGTACCCGGACGACTACGGGTTCATCGAGGGCACCCTCGGCGAGGACGGCGACCCGCTCGACGCGCTCGTACTGCTCGAGGAGCCGACGTTCCCCGGCTGCCTCATCCGCTGCCGCGCCCTGGGCATGTTCCGCATGCGCGACGAGGCCGGCGGCGACGACAAGGTGCTGTGCGTGCCGACCGGTGACCAGCGCGCCGCGTGGCGTCAGGACATCGACGACGTCTCCGACTTCCACCGCCTGGAGATCCAGCACTTCTTCGAGGTCTACAAGGACCTCGAGCCGGGCAAGTCCGTCGAGGGCGCCCACTGGGTCGGCCGCGCCGAGGCCGAGGCCGAGATCGAGCGCTCGTTCCAGCGCGCCAAGGACTCCGGCTACACCCACTGA
- the tilS gene encoding tRNA lysidine(34) synthetase TilS, whose amino-acid sequence MARVAPALAATRTAVRAELADLGPGDLVLVACSGGADSLALAAATAHESRRVGRSVRSRGYAVRAGAVVVDHGLQAGSDDVAAQAAARCRDLGLDPVVVRRVEVDAGAAVGLEAAAREARYAALDAVADATGAAAVLLGHTLDDQAESVLLGLARGSGARSLAGMPRRRGRYRRPFLGLRRAQTEAACTALGIGWWTDPTNLVPDAGPSAGGTVPAAPLRSRVRAAVVPVLEDVLGPGTVEALARTADLLRDDADLLDRLAADLLGRARTVAGDEVVLDVATLADAPAALRRRALRAAALEAGCPPAATTVRHVDALDALVVSWSGQGPVHLPGDARARRACGRLFLAPARAGRDRVPPASATTQE is encoded by the coding sequence ATGGCCCGCGTCGCCCCCGCGCTCGCGGCCACGCGCACCGCGGTCCGTGCCGAGCTCGCCGACCTGGGGCCGGGCGACCTCGTGCTCGTCGCGTGCTCCGGTGGTGCCGACAGCCTGGCCCTGGCGGCCGCGACGGCGCACGAGTCCCGCCGCGTGGGCCGCTCGGTGCGCTCGCGGGGGTACGCCGTGCGGGCGGGCGCGGTCGTCGTCGACCACGGCCTGCAGGCCGGGTCGGACGACGTCGCCGCGCAGGCCGCGGCGCGGTGCCGCGACCTCGGGCTCGACCCGGTCGTGGTCCGCCGCGTCGAGGTCGACGCCGGTGCCGCCGTCGGGCTCGAGGCGGCTGCCCGCGAGGCCCGGTACGCGGCGCTCGACGCCGTCGCGGACGCCACCGGTGCGGCCGCGGTGCTGCTGGGCCACACGCTCGACGACCAGGCCGAGTCCGTGCTGCTTGGCCTCGCGCGTGGCAGCGGCGCCCGCTCGCTCGCCGGGATGCCGCGCCGGCGCGGCCGGTACCGCCGCCCGTTCCTCGGCCTGCGCCGCGCGCAGACCGAGGCCGCGTGCACCGCGCTCGGGATCGGGTGGTGGACGGACCCGACCAACCTCGTGCCCGACGCCGGTCCCTCCGCGGGCGGCACCGTCCCGGCCGCACCGCTGCGGTCGCGGGTGCGGGCCGCCGTCGTGCCCGTGCTCGAGGACGTGCTCGGCCCGGGCACCGTCGAGGCGCTCGCGCGCACCGCGGACCTGCTGCGCGACGACGCCGACCTGCTCGACCGCCTTGCCGCCGACCTGCTCGGGCGCGCGCGGACCGTCGCCGGCGACGAGGTGGTGCTCGACGTCGCGACGCTCGCGGACGCGCCGGCCGCGCTGCGGCGCCGGGCACTGCGGGCGGCGGCGCTCGAGGCCGGGTGCCCGCCCGCGGCGACGACCGTCCGGCACGTCGACGCCCTCGACGCGCTCGTCGTCTCGTGGAGCGGTCAGGGCCCTGTCCACCTGCCGGGCGACGCACGAGCGCGGCGCGCGTGTGGCAGGCTTTTCCTGGCCCCGGCGCGAGCCGGCCGGGACCGCGTTCCTCCCGCCTCCGCGACCACCCAGGAGTGA